A single region of the Maniola hyperantus unplaced genomic scaffold, iAphHyp1.2, whole genome shotgun sequence genome encodes:
- the LOC117995980 gene encoding uncharacterized protein, with amino-acid sequence MAIIENKDLSTNTNKAKINAWNDITEKFNTANIRPRDKRQVLNQWKLIKLSSKKELSIYRQQLIKTGGGPKPPSPTPETLEVIEMIPQEFEIDSNEFDSDGIKDMGTTSASIIEITSEPDYHIDDKDNSTPTIIQISENEPDLNTTNKDIKLNCIEEEDNPAQEKKITSRLFTTPMRVVKKKHPTKNKDSFDLGKSSYEDMHHFRVLENERMQKEHEVRLKNMEEQHSQVMANLTLQNEILKKTLESFQKS; translated from the exons atggCTATCATCGAAAACAAAGATTTGTCGACCAATACAAATAAGGCCAAAATTAATGCTTGGAACGATATAACAgaaaa GTTCAATACAGCTAATATTAGACCGAGGGACAAAAGACAGGTGTTGAATCAGTGGAAGCTCATCAAACTTTCGTCTAAAAAGGAACTGTCAATATACCGCcagcaattaattaaaactggGGGTGGGCCAAAACCACCATCCCCTACGCCAGAAACTTTGGAGGTCATCGAAATGATACCTCAAGAATTTGAAATAGATTCTAACGAATTCGACTCTGACGGTATTAAG GATATGGGAACTACATCTGCATCTATTATAGAAATTACAAGTGAACCTGACTATCACATTGATGATAAG gataATTCAACACCAACAATAATACAGATCAGTGAGAATGAACCTGATCTAAACACAACTAATAAG GATATCAAATTAAATTGTATTGAAGAGGAAGATAACCCtgcacaagaaaaaaaaatcacgagCAGGCTGTTCACGACACCAATGAGAGTTGTAAAGAAAAAACAT CCCACAAAAAACAAGGATTCTTTTGACTTGGGGAAATCGTCTTATGAGGACATGCATCACTTCAGGGTCTTAGAAAATGAGCGAATGCAAAAAGAACATGAAGTACGATTAAAAAATATGGAGGAGCAACACAGCCAGGTCATGGCAAACTTAACATTacaaaatgaaatattaaaaaaaactttggaGTCATTCcagaaatcataa